The Bacteroidetes Order II. bacterium genome has a window encoding:
- a CDS encoding NAD-dependent malic enzyme: MPSFRSTSASNSITFRLRLDNIPGTLAKAMSAIGEAGGNIGAIDIVRVEQNKLIRDITVNTGGDDHIEEITHVLNGIEGVDVLHWSDQTFIMHLGGKLDIRSKVPLKSRDQLAMAYTPGVARVCMAIHHAPEKVYKLTIKGNTVAVVSDGTAVLGLGDIGPEAAMPVMEGKAQLFKEFAGVNAFPICLATKDVDEIVETVKRLAPTFGGINLEDISAPRCFEIERRLKEELDIPVFHDDQHGTAVVMAAGIINALKIVKKKPQDLKVVMLGIGAAGTACTNMLIEMGVTNIIGADRSGAIHRGRTDLTKEKMDYAQRTNPHLLSGSIHEILQDADVFIGLSAPNQITVEDLKKMAPDPIVFAMANPDPEIKPELAYPHVAVMATGRSDYPNQINNVLCFPGLFKGVLECRAKDINMEMKMAAAYAIAASISDEELYPSYIIPSVFDKRVATKVAEAVKNAAYVSGAARRNKN, from the coding sequence ATGCCATCATTTAGATCAACGAGTGCGAGTAATTCCATCACCTTTCGGCTTCGTTTAGACAATATCCCGGGCACACTTGCCAAGGCCATGTCTGCCATTGGAGAAGCTGGCGGCAACATCGGCGCTATTGATATCGTCCGGGTTGAGCAAAACAAACTGATACGCGACATCACCGTAAATACTGGTGGCGACGATCACATCGAAGAAATAACCCATGTGCTCAACGGAATTGAGGGGGTAGATGTGCTTCATTGGTCGGATCAAACCTTCATAATGCATTTGGGTGGAAAGTTAGACATCCGGAGCAAAGTGCCACTTAAATCCCGCGACCAACTTGCGATGGCCTATACCCCTGGTGTAGCCCGTGTTTGCATGGCCATCCATCATGCACCAGAAAAGGTGTATAAGCTGACCATCAAAGGCAATACGGTGGCCGTAGTTTCCGACGGAACGGCGGTATTGGGTCTTGGTGACATTGGCCCAGAGGCAGCGATGCCCGTGATGGAAGGAAAAGCACAGCTTTTCAAGGAATTTGCAGGCGTCAATGCGTTTCCAATTTGTCTGGCCACCAAAGACGTAGATGAAATTGTGGAAACCGTAAAACGTTTGGCCCCTACATTTGGTGGTATCAATCTGGAGGACATTTCGGCACCTCGGTGTTTTGAAATTGAGCGCCGTTTAAAAGAAGAACTGGACATTCCCGTTTTTCATGATGACCAGCACGGGACAGCGGTTGTTATGGCAGCAGGTATTATCAACGCCTTAAAGATTGTCAAGAAAAAACCCCAAGACCTAAAAGTGGTGATGCTCGGAATTGGGGCAGCCGGAACGGCCTGTACCAATATGCTCATCGAAATGGGGGTAACCAATATTATTGGCGCTGATAGAAGCGGCGCGATTCATAGAGGGCGCACCGACCTGACAAAAGAAAAAATGGATTATGCGCAACGTACAAATCCTCATTTGCTTTCCGGCAGCATCCACGAAATCTTACAAGATGCCGACGTCTTTATCGGACTTTCTGCCCCGAACCAAATCACGGTAGAGGATTTAAAAAAGATGGCGCCGGATCCCATTGTATTTGCGATGGCGAACCCAGATCCAGAAATCAAGCCCGAATTGGCCTACCCTCATGTGGCTGTTATGGCAACGGGCAGGAGCGATTACCCGAACCAAATTAACAATGTGTTATGTTTTCCAGGGTTATTTAAAGGAGTCCTCGAATGCCGTGCAAAAGACATTAATATGGAGATGAAAATGGCTGCTGCTTATGCCATCGCAGCCTCCATTTCTGATGAAGAACTCTACCCCTCGTATATCATACCGAGTGTATTCGACAAGCGGGTTGCGACAAAAGTAGCGGAAGCGGTTAAGAATGCGGCCTATGTGTCTGGAGCTGCACGTAGAAATAAGAACTAA
- a CDS encoding YceI family protein, producing MGYFILLILCFGIQPALGQALSDHKMGKWAVLQGSIVEIKGKTTLADFRCNASLMIPKKSFSWTKEGSYKVTHVQIPIRIRTLDCGNRLFNGVMYDALQANRFPNIEIDVREVEAITFGKNSSGGSRFYAQVSLNGHTKGYRIPITVQQKSSGKLRVKGQQPLKMTAFGVIPPVSVGGLVRTTDDIIIGFDLLLNIESQSF from the coding sequence ATGGGGTATTTTATTCTATTGATTTTGTGTTTTGGGATCCAGCCTGCGTTGGGCCAGGCGCTTTCGGATCATAAAATGGGGAAATGGGCGGTTTTGCAAGGGAGCATCGTAGAAATAAAGGGTAAAACCACTCTTGCTGATTTTAGGTGCAACGCATCGCTGATGATTCCGAAAAAATCTTTTTCTTGGACAAAGGAGGGGAGCTATAAAGTAACCCATGTCCAAATACCCATTCGCATCCGAACACTTGATTGCGGAAACCGACTTTTCAACGGTGTGATGTATGACGCCCTTCAGGCAAACCGATTCCCCAATATCGAAATAGATGTTCGTGAAGTGGAGGCCATAACCTTTGGTAAAAATTCCTCCGGAGGCAGTCGGTTTTATGCCCAAGTATCTCTTAATGGTCATACTAAGGGGTATCGGATACCTATTACGGTACAACAAAAGTCATCAGGGAAGCTCAGGGTAAAAGGGCAGCAACCCCTTAAAATGACCGCTTTTGGGGTAATACCTCCGGTCTCTGTTGGGGGATTGGTGCGTACCACAGATGATATCATCATTGGTTTTGACTTACTGTTGAATATTGAATCGCAATCTTTCTGA